The following are from one region of the Nostoc cf. commune SO-36 genome:
- the groL gene encoding chaperonin GroEL (60 kDa chaperone family; promotes refolding of misfolded polypeptides especially under stressful conditions; forms two stacked rings of heptamers to form a barrel-shaped 14mer; ends can be capped by GroES; misfolded proteins enter the barrel where they are refolded when GroES binds), producing MAKIIAFDEESRRALERGVNALADAVKITLGPKGRNVLLEKKFGAPQIVNDGITVAKEIELEDPLENTGARLIQEVASKTKDVAGDGTTTATVLAQALIREGLKNVAAGSNPVSLRRGIDKTIEALVLEIAKIAKPVEGSAIAQVATVSAGNDEEVGQMLAQAMEKVTKDGVITVEESKSLTTELEVVEGMQIDRGYISPYFVTNNERQIVEFENARILVTDKKISSIQDLVPILEKVARSGQPLLIIAEDVEGDALATLVVNKARGVLAVAAIKAPGFGDRRKALLEDIAILTDGQLISEEIGLSLDTAALEALGTARKITIDKESTTIVAGSVTKPEVQKRIGQIRRQLEETDSEYDQEKLQERIAKLAGGVAVIKVGAATETELKDRKLRIEDALNATKAAVEEGIVPGGGTTLIHLAKKVEEIKKTLQNDEERIGADIVGRALEAPLRQIADNAGAEGSVIVSKVRDSDFNIGYNAATGEFEDLIAAGIIDPAKVVRSALQNAGSIAGLVLTTEAIVVEKPEKKSAAAAPDMGGMGGMGGMGGMGGMGGMGGMGMF from the coding sequence ATGGCGAAAATTATTGCATTTGACGAGGAATCGCGGCGAGCTCTAGAAAGGGGTGTTAACGCCCTTGCCGATGCCGTAAAAATCACCTTGGGGCCTAAAGGTCGCAATGTCCTTTTAGAAAAAAAGTTTGGCGCACCTCAAATTGTCAACGATGGTATCACTGTTGCCAAGGAAATTGAATTAGAAGATCCTTTGGAAAATACTGGTGCAAGACTCATCCAGGAAGTAGCCTCAAAAACTAAAGATGTCGCTGGGGATGGTACAACCACCGCCACAGTTTTAGCACAAGCCTTGATTCGAGAAGGTTTGAAGAACGTGGCGGCGGGTAGTAACCCTGTTAGCTTGAGACGCGGGATCGACAAAACTATTGAGGCACTGGTACTAGAAATTGCCAAAATAGCCAAGCCAGTAGAAGGAAGTGCGATCGCTCAAGTTGCCACTGTCTCTGCTGGTAACGATGAAGAAGTTGGCCAAATGTTAGCCCAAGCAATGGAAAAAGTCACCAAAGATGGTGTAATTACCGTTGAAGAATCTAAATCTCTAACCACCGAACTAGAAGTAGTTGAGGGGATGCAGATTGACAGAGGTTACATTTCACCCTACTTTGTCACCAACAACGAGCGGCAAATCGTGGAATTTGAAAACGCCCGGATTTTGGTTACTGACAAAAAAATCAGCAGCATCCAAGATTTAGTACCAATTTTGGAAAAAGTCGCCCGTTCTGGTCAGCCCTTGCTGATCATCGCTGAAGATGTCGAAGGTGATGCTTTGGCAACTTTGGTGGTAAACAAAGCGCGGGGTGTACTAGCCGTGGCTGCAATTAAAGCACCTGGGTTTGGCGATCGCCGCAAAGCTTTGTTAGAAGATATTGCTATTCTCACCGATGGACAGTTGATTTCGGAAGAAATCGGCTTAAGTTTGGATACCGCTGCTCTAGAAGCGCTGGGAACTGCCCGCAAAATCACCATTGACAAAGAAAGCACCACAATTGTCGCTGGTAGTGTCACCAAGCCAGAGGTACAAAAGCGGATTGGTCAAATTCGCAGACAGTTGGAAGAAACCGATTCTGAGTACGATCAAGAAAAACTGCAAGAACGCATCGCCAAGCTTGCTGGCGGTGTGGCAGTGATTAAAGTGGGTGCGGCAACCGAAACCGAACTCAAAGACCGTAAGCTGCGGATTGAAGACGCGCTGAACGCTACTAAAGCTGCTGTGGAAGAAGGTATTGTTCCTGGTGGTGGGACAACTCTAATTCACTTAGCTAAGAAGGTAGAAGAGATTAAAAAGACCCTACAAAATGACGAAGAAAGAATTGGGGCTGATATTGTCGGACGAGCGCTAGAAGCCCCCTTGCGCCAAATAGCAGACAATGCTGGTGCTGAAGGTTCTGTAATCGTCTCGAAAGTTCGTGATAGCGACTTTAACATTGGTTACAACGCCGCTACTGGCGAATTTGAAGACTTGATTGCTGCTGGTATTATTGACCCTGCCAAAGTCGTGCGTTCAGCTTTGCAAAACGCTGGTTCCATTGCTGGTTTGGTCTTAACCACCGAAGCGATCGTTGTTGAAAAGCCGGAGAAGAAATCTGCTGCTGCTGCCCCTGATATGGGCGGTATGGGTGGCATGGGCGGCATGGGTGGCATGGGTGGCATGGGCGGTATGGGCGGCATGGGCATGTTCTAA
- a CDS encoding Gfo/Idh/MocA family protein, producing MTNQIKIAVIGVGRWGVHLLRNFLAHPLVNVVAVVDPHPERLVAIKQQFNLDDRVLLTTQWEELKKVPGLTGVAIATPATTHYALVKDSLQKGYHVLAEKPLTLNPAECRELCQLAKQHHLILMVDHTYLFHPAVERGKTVVQAGKLGYLRYGYATRTHLGPVRQDVDALWDLAIHDIAIFNAWLGQIPLKVQATGTVWLQGEGSEKMAYSPSQGLADLVWLTLTYPNGFQAYIHLCWLNPDKQRRLGIVGSLGSLIFDEMSLLSPLTLLHGEFEQQGNQFIPVNQRQVVLELESGEPLARVCDRFIVSILNDTPPEVSSGWVGTELVEILTALTSSLEQGGKPVFLNDSFSDS from the coding sequence ATGACAAACCAAATTAAAATTGCTGTCATCGGAGTTGGGCGTTGGGGAGTGCATCTGCTGAGAAATTTCTTAGCACATCCTTTGGTAAATGTAGTTGCTGTAGTAGACCCGCATCCAGAGCGATTAGTGGCGATAAAGCAGCAGTTTAACTTAGATGATCGTGTACTATTAACAACGCAATGGGAAGAGTTAAAGAAAGTGCCAGGGTTGACGGGAGTGGCGATCGCAACTCCAGCTACCACCCACTATGCTTTAGTTAAAGACTCTCTCCAAAAGGGATATCATGTTTTAGCTGAAAAACCCCTAACTCTCAACCCAGCAGAATGTCGGGAACTTTGCCAGTTGGCAAAGCAGCATCATTTAATACTTATGGTTGACCATACTTATTTATTTCACCCAGCAGTTGAGCGAGGAAAAACTGTAGTACAGGCGGGTAAATTAGGTTATTTACGCTATGGTTACGCTACCCGCACCCATTTAGGGCCTGTTCGGCAAGATGTTGATGCGCTGTGGGACTTAGCCATTCACGATATTGCTATCTTTAACGCTTGGCTGGGTCAAATTCCTCTGAAAGTACAAGCGACGGGTACAGTGTGGCTACAAGGGGAGGGGAGTGAAAAAATGGCCTACTCCCCATCTCAAGGACTAGCTGATTTAGTATGGCTGACACTAACATACCCAAATGGCTTTCAAGCTTATATTCACCTCTGCTGGCTGAATCCTGATAAACAGAGACGACTGGGGATTGTCGGAAGCCTTGGCAGTTTGATTTTTGATGAAATGTCACTATTATCACCTCTCACCCTGCTACATGGGGAGTTTGAACAGCAGGGCAATCAATTTATTCCTGTTAATCAAAGGCAGGTGGTGCTGGAATTAGAATCAGGGGAACCATTGGCGCGAGTTTGCGATCGCTTTATTGTCTCTATTCTTAACGATACTCCCCCAGAGGTTTCATCGGGCTGGGTAGGCACTGAGTTAGTAGAAATTCTTACGGCTCTAACATCATCCCTTGAGCAAGGTGGCAAACCTGTTTTTTTAAACGATAGTTTCAGTGACTCTTGA
- a CDS encoding MraY family glycosyltransferase, protein MNLDNSLKFLGIAEPSGTGWLAVVFTFLLAWLVTWRLIPTVRKFALRVGWADQPNARRLNREPLPNAGGLAIYAGVIAALVLASLLRPIELQTVLAQVLTILLGGSILVLVGFIDDQFGLPPSVRLWAQIVTALLLVANGISVKVLFGTPIDSFLSILLTVLWVVGITNAINLMDGMDGLAGGISFITAMSLLAVAAQFNNRAAAILVLAALGGAALGFLRHNFHPSRIIMGDAGAYFFGYVLAATSILGKLQQNTIYALIPTVLFLLLPVLDTTQVFVRRLLAGNNPLSTPGKDHLHHRLLAWGLSQRHAAFTLWSITLVFNLLAMRIQGMSLAVMLATASSIIILLGFTVWQRIRQQP, encoded by the coding sequence ATGAATCTAGACAACTCCCTTAAGTTCCTTGGTATTGCCGAACCTAGCGGCACCGGCTGGTTGGCAGTAGTATTTACGTTCCTCTTGGCTTGGCTGGTAACTTGGCGTTTAATTCCGACAGTACGCAAATTCGCCTTGCGGGTAGGTTGGGCTGATCAACCCAACGCACGGCGACTCAACCGAGAACCTTTACCCAACGCAGGGGGGTTAGCTATCTACGCGGGTGTAATTGCCGCGCTGGTATTAGCTAGCCTATTACGACCTATCGAACTCCAAACTGTATTGGCTCAGGTACTCACTATTCTGTTAGGGGGTTCGATATTAGTCCTTGTGGGCTTTATCGATGATCAGTTTGGCTTACCGCCCTCTGTTCGATTGTGGGCACAAATTGTCACAGCACTGTTGCTGGTAGCTAATGGCATCAGCGTCAAAGTTCTGTTTGGCACGCCCATCGACTCGTTCCTGTCCATATTGCTAACAGTACTATGGGTAGTAGGGATTACTAATGCTATCAACTTGATGGATGGCATGGATGGCTTGGCAGGAGGAATTAGTTTTATTACTGCCATGAGTTTGTTAGCTGTTGCAGCCCAATTTAACAATCGTGCAGCAGCAATTTTGGTACTCGCAGCCTTGGGAGGTGCTGCACTAGGCTTTTTACGCCATAACTTTCATCCTTCACGAATTATTATGGGTGATGCCGGAGCATACTTTTTTGGCTATGTGCTGGCAGCAACTAGTATTTTAGGCAAACTGCAACAAAACACAATTTATGCGCTAATTCCTACGGTTTTATTTCTACTGTTACCAGTGTTAGATACCACTCAAGTATTTGTGCGACGGCTATTAGCAGGAAATAATCCTCTGAGTACTCCTGGCAAAGACCACTTGCACCACCGCTTACTTGCTTGGGGACTCTCCCAGCGCCATGCTGCGTTTACCCTTTGGTCAATTACCTTAGTTTTCAACTTGCTGGCGATGAGAATACAAGGTATGAGTTTGGCTGTGATGCTGGCTACCGCCAGTAGCATTATTATTCTTTTGGGCTTTACTGTCTGGCAAAGGATACGTCAACAGCCTTAA
- a CDS encoding iron uptake porin has product MAKYLLASASGMGFLCLIAGLLPVQALPSLEIADKNIAVNQDDGSYKKNDSHQSNLTNNISSKLLIANESQKNLSSVSQQPKNQDLEVDSTVNFWQPIIPQSASSSPTSYKLAQVTSVSQLSDVQPTDWAFQALQSLVERYGCIAGYPNQTYRGNRAMTRYEFAAGLNACLDRINELIATATGDLVKKEDLATLQNLQEQFAAELATLRGRVDAVEARTAELEANQFSTTTKLNGEVIIAGIGASGGAPNNSDSNIILVNRVRLNLTTSFTGKDLLITGLQAYNFLGGATGEGSLQQSLGLASPILSASSARTSFEPQFPGLNVNTLSSVGANSVQLYKLLYIFPVASKLTLFAGTAAETSDAFPAITPFYGEGQESISRFAGLNPVVRISGGTSGTGLASAAGFIFNISPNLDLRALYGNPNANLTQKSPDEALPGVSTTPLGAGLFSGSSVIATQLTFKPSPALDIGLNYAHSYHEINILGTGLISGDIGALAGVAAGTPVTLNSVGGTVTWRLSPKIALSGYGAALFVDAASNSVNASTTFTSWMAGVHFRDLFKSGNTAGIIFGQPLFRSDTGGSAQLTPTGENRATPYHLEAYYRLQVTDNISITPGAFVLFNPEGNSNNETTTVGVLRTTFTF; this is encoded by the coding sequence ATGGCAAAATATCTACTAGCTTCTGCTAGTGGGATGGGATTTTTATGTTTAATTGCTGGGTTATTACCTGTGCAAGCCCTTCCTAGTTTAGAAATTGCAGATAAAAACATAGCTGTTAATCAAGATGATGGCAGCTATAAAAAAAATGATTCTCATCAAAGCAATTTAACAAATAATATATCCAGTAAATTGTTGATAGCCAATGAGAGTCAAAAAAACTTATCCTCAGTTAGTCAACAGCCGAAAAATCAAGATTTAGAAGTAGATTCTACTGTTAACTTTTGGCAGCCAATCATACCACAATCTGCAAGTTCATCTCCAACCTCATACAAACTTGCACAAGTAACATCTGTATCCCAGTTGTCTGATGTACAGCCAACTGATTGGGCTTTTCAAGCACTCCAATCTTTAGTCGAGCGCTATGGTTGTATCGCAGGTTATCCCAATCAAACCTATCGCGGTAATCGGGCGATGACTCGCTATGAATTTGCTGCTGGCTTAAATGCTTGTTTAGACCGAATCAACGAATTGATTGCGACTGCAACTGGTGATTTGGTCAAGAAAGAAGATTTAGCCACGTTGCAGAATCTACAAGAACAATTTGCGGCGGAATTGGCAACATTGCGAGGTCGAGTAGATGCTGTAGAAGCTCGCACAGCAGAGCTAGAAGCAAATCAGTTTTCTACAACTACCAAACTTAATGGAGAGGTAATTATTGCTGGTATTGGTGCTAGCGGTGGCGCTCCTAATAACAGCGACTCGAACATCATCCTAGTCAATAGAGTGCGGTTAAATCTCACCACTAGCTTTACTGGTAAAGATTTATTAATTACTGGATTGCAAGCTTATAACTTTTTGGGTGGAGCCACTGGAGAGGGTAGCTTACAACAAAGTTTAGGATTAGCTTCGCCGATTTTAAGTGCAAGTAGCGCTCGTACCAGTTTTGAACCACAATTTCCGGGGTTAAATGTCAATACTTTGTCGAGTGTTGGCGCAAACAGTGTTCAGCTTTACAAATTGTTGTATATCTTTCCTGTCGCTAGTAAATTAACCTTGTTTGCGGGAACTGCGGCGGAAACATCAGATGCTTTCCCAGCAATTACGCCTTTTTATGGTGAAGGACAAGAGTCAATTTCTCGTTTTGCCGGCTTGAATCCTGTGGTACGGATTTCTGGTGGTACTTCGGGTACTGGTTTAGCATCGGCGGCGGGATTTATTTTCAACATTTCGCCAAATTTGGATTTAAGAGCTTTATACGGCAATCCAAATGCCAATTTAACCCAAAAATCTCCCGATGAAGCGCTACCAGGAGTTTCTACTACACCTTTGGGAGCAGGTTTATTTAGTGGTAGCAGTGTTATTGCCACACAGTTAACCTTCAAGCCAAGTCCCGCTCTGGATATTGGTTTAAACTATGCCCACAGTTATCACGAAATCAATATTTTGGGTACGGGATTAATTAGTGGTGATATCGGTGCTTTAGCAGGGGTTGCAGCTGGGACACCTGTTACACTCAACTCTGTTGGCGGTACGGTAACATGGCGACTGTCTCCCAAGATAGCCTTATCTGGCTACGGTGCAGCACTATTTGTTGATGCTGCTTCAAATAGCGTGAATGCTTCCACAACCTTTACAAGTTGGATGGCGGGAGTTCACTTCAGAGATTTATTCAAGTCAGGGAACACTGCCGGGATTATTTTTGGTCAGCCGCTTTTCCGTAGTGATACAGGTGGTTCTGCTCAACTTACTCCCACAGGCGAGAATCGGGCGACTCCTTACCATTTAGAAGCCTATTACCGCCTTCAAGTTACCGATAATATCAGCATTACCCCTGGTGCATTTGTTCTCTTTAACCCAGAAGGTAACAGCAACAATGAAACTACAACAGTAGGTGTACTTCGGACTACTTTTACCTTTTAA
- the rnc gene encoding ribonuclease III has protein sequence MPLAYPRRQRQLESLVQKLGLPLEAPIKWELLDLALTHPTVSDSANYEQLEFVGDAVVRLVSAVVLWENYPDCPVGDFAAIRSVLVSDRILAQLARVYGLELYLLVAGSATADKVGQESRLADSFEAVLGALYLSTQNLELIRSWLDPHFHQLATEIRLDPARLNYKAALQEWTQAQFKVLPEYRVVEVSQPHRNQERFMAEVWLHGNKLGVGKGRSIKTAEQAAAKVAFLAIPKPEIP, from the coding sequence ATGCCCCTTGCTTATCCACGCCGTCAGCGGCAACTCGAAAGTTTAGTCCAAAAATTAGGTTTGCCTCTAGAAGCACCTATAAAGTGGGAACTGCTGGATTTAGCCCTAACTCATCCCACTGTCTCTGATTCGGCAAATTATGAACAACTTGAGTTTGTTGGCGATGCAGTGGTGCGGCTGGTGTCGGCTGTTGTGTTATGGGAAAATTATCCTGATTGTCCAGTAGGGGATTTTGCGGCAATTCGTTCGGTGTTGGTGAGCGATCGCATCCTCGCCCAATTGGCCAGAGTTTATGGTTTGGAGTTATACTTACTAGTCGCTGGTAGTGCTACCGCCGATAAAGTTGGTCAGGAGTCACGACTAGCAGATTCCTTTGAAGCAGTTTTGGGTGCGCTTTACTTAAGTACTCAAAATCTGGAATTGATCCGCTCTTGGCTAGATCCCCACTTCCACCAACTAGCAACAGAAATTCGCCTCGATCCTGCCAGACTTAATTACAAAGCTGCTCTCCAAGAATGGACTCAGGCACAATTCAAAGTTTTACCAGAGTATCGGGTTGTGGAAGTCAGTCAACCGCATCGCAATCAAGAACGTTTTATGGCTGAAGTGTGGCTGCACGGAAACAAGCTAGGAGTTGGTAAAGGACGCTCGATCAAAACTGCTGAACAAGCCGCAGCTAAGGTAGCTTTTTTAGCAATTCCTAAACCGGAAATACCCTAA
- the corA gene encoding magnesium/cobalt transporter CorA, translating into MARKLSRLPKIISKLYEDEFYHQPGAIPGTIFIDADAPPPVIFLIDYNQTNLIRKQIATPEECIPYLDRESISWVDVQGLGSQDILQRLGQVFELHPLVLEDIVNVPERPKTEDYEDQLLFIARMVVPKERTCGFHSEQVSLILGKNYLLTVQEEPEHDCFEAVRSRIEKNKGIIRKQGADYLAYALLDAIIDGFFPVLELYGERIEELEEEVIVKPTPQTLQNIYQIRRELLQLRRAIWPQRDAINALIRDAPDLISEEVRIYLRDCYDHTVQVMDMVETYRELASGLMDVYLSAVSNKMNEIMKVLTIVSTIFIPLTFIAGIYGMNFNTEKSPYNMPELNWYWGYPLCWAVMLAIALGLLFFFWRRGWLQNSVTIKRN; encoded by the coding sequence ATGGCACGAAAACTGAGTCGCCTTCCCAAAATAATCAGCAAGCTATATGAAGATGAGTTCTATCACCAACCAGGGGCTATACCTGGAACCATTTTTATTGATGCAGATGCTCCACCACCGGTAATTTTTTTGATTGACTATAACCAAACCAATTTGATCCGCAAACAAATAGCGACTCCAGAAGAATGTATCCCTTATCTGGACAGGGAATCGATTTCTTGGGTAGATGTACAAGGTTTAGGCAGTCAAGATATATTACAACGATTAGGTCAGGTTTTTGAATTACATCCTCTAGTTTTAGAAGATATAGTCAATGTGCCAGAGCGTCCCAAAACAGAGGATTATGAAGACCAATTGCTATTCATTGCCCGCATGGTAGTACCAAAGGAAAGAACATGTGGTTTTCACAGCGAGCAAGTGAGTTTGATATTAGGGAAAAATTATTTGCTGACAGTACAAGAGGAACCAGAACATGATTGCTTTGAAGCGGTGCGATCGCGAATTGAAAAAAACAAAGGGATCATCCGTAAACAGGGAGCAGATTATTTAGCTTATGCTCTGTTAGATGCAATTATTGATGGATTTTTCCCAGTACTAGAGCTTTATGGGGAGCGAATCGAAGAGTTAGAAGAGGAGGTAATAGTTAAACCTACTCCACAAACACTACAAAATATTTATCAAATTAGGCGAGAATTACTGCAACTACGTCGTGCTATCTGGCCCCAGCGAGATGCAATTAATGCCTTAATTCGAGATGCTCCCGATTTGATTAGTGAAGAAGTGCGAATCTACTTGCGAGATTGTTATGACCACACAGTGCAAGTAATGGATATGGTAGAAACTTATCGAGAACTAGCATCTGGGTTAATGGATGTGTATCTTTCGGCGGTGAGTAATAAAATGAATGAAATCATGAAGGTACTAACAATAGTTTCAACAATTTTTATTCCACTAACTTTTATTGCCGGAATATATGGTATGAATTTCAATACTGAAAAATCGCCATATAATATGCCTGAACTGAATTGGTATTGGGGTTATCCACTTTGTTGGGCAGTAATGTTAGCGATCGCACTTGGTTTGCTATTCTTTTTTTGGCGACGAGGCTGGCTGCAAAATTCTGTAACCATCAAGCGTAATTAA
- the fabG gene encoding 3-oxoacyl-[acyl-carrier-protein] reductase, which produces MTLLQDKVAIVTGASRGIGRAIAIELASQGAIAVVNYASSSAAAEAVVTEITSAGGQAIAIQADVSKGDQVDALVNTVMEKFSRVDILVNNAGITRDTLLLRLKPEDWQAVIDLNLTGVFLCTRAVSKIMLKQRSGRIINITSVAGQMGNPGQSNYSAAKAGVIGFTKSVAKELATRGITVNAVAPGFISTDMTSDLNNPEDILKYIPLGRFGQPEEVAGMVRFLAADPAANYITGQVFNVDGGMVMA; this is translated from the coding sequence ATGACACTATTACAAGATAAAGTTGCAATTGTTACAGGTGCATCACGAGGAATTGGGCGTGCGATCGCAATTGAATTAGCCTCACAAGGAGCGATCGCAGTTGTCAATTATGCCAGTTCGAGTGCTGCTGCTGAGGCGGTTGTTACAGAAATTACAAGTGCGGGAGGTCAGGCGATCGCTATCCAAGCAGACGTTTCTAAAGGCGATCAAGTAGACGCATTAGTTAACACCGTCATGGAAAAGTTCAGCCGTGTGGATATCTTAGTTAACAACGCGGGTATTACTCGTGATACACTGCTTTTGCGTTTGAAGCCAGAAGATTGGCAAGCTGTGATAGACCTTAATCTAACTGGTGTTTTCTTATGTACACGCGCCGTAAGTAAAATTATGCTCAAGCAGCGATCGGGGCGGATTATCAACATTACCTCCGTTGCTGGGCAAATGGGCAACCCAGGGCAATCAAACTACAGCGCCGCCAAAGCAGGTGTAATCGGCTTCACCAAAAGCGTTGCCAAAGAACTAGCTACTCGTGGGATCACCGTTAACGCCGTCGCCCCTGGATTCATCTCCACCGACATGACCAGCGACCTCAACAACCCCGAAGATATTCTCAAGTACATCCCACTCGGTCGCTTCGGTCAACCCGAAGAAGTCGCTGGTATGGTGCGTTTCCTCGCCGCCGATCCCGCCGCCAACTACATCACCGGACAAGTTTTTAATGTCGATGGTGGTATGGTCATGGCGTAA
- a CDS encoding GUN4 domain-containing protein yields the protein MTAELTLVSHTSGIDYRKLQELLAEQKWQEADRETYSTMLKICEREEEGWLDDGEIKRFPRHDLYIINKLWVQYSEGRFGFSVQQRIWQAKKDCKRFAYKVGWLPSLVNHEWVKYEEYTFSLDAPKGHFPSICRLVGLDSTNLSGVQHRVKIFLSRY from the coding sequence TTGACAGCAGAATTAACTCTTGTATCTCATACATCTGGTATTGATTATAGAAAATTACAGGAATTACTAGCAGAGCAAAAATGGCAGGAAGCTGATAGAGAAACTTACTCTACTATGCTCAAAATATGTGAGCGTGAAGAAGAAGGCTGGTTAGATGATGGCGAAATTAAAAGATTTCCTCGTCATGACCTTTATATTATTAATAAGCTCTGGGTTCAATATAGTGAAGGCAGATTTGGTTTTAGCGTCCAACAACGTATTTGGCAAGCCAAGAAAGATTGTAAGCGCTTTGCTTATAAAGTTGGATGGCTACCAAGTCTTGTCAATCATGAATGGGTTAAATATGAAGAATATACTTTCAGCTTAGACGCACCTAAAGGACACTTTCCATCTATATGTCGGTTAGTGGGTTTAGATTCTACAAACCTTAGTGGGGTTCAGCATCGAGTAAAGATTTTTTTGTCACGATACTAG